Genomic segment of Pleurocapsa minor HA4230-MV1:
CGCCCAATAGCTTACCTGAAAGATTGATTAAACGAGCGTTACCAGCCCACCAGGCAAATCCTGTAGACTCAATATCGCGACCTGCGCCTGTGCCAGGATTAGAGAGCGTTACCACGTGGTAGAACCTCCTCTGGGAATTCAAAGTTTTCTTGTGGTTGGTCTTGTGTTGCCATCCATGCTCTTAGACCTTCATTGAGCAAGATGTTTTTGGTATAAAAAGTTTCAAATTCAGGATCTTCTGCTGCTCTCAACTCTT
This window contains:
- a CDS encoding photosystem II D2 protein (photosystem q(a) protein); translated protein: ELRAAEDPEFETFYTKNILLNEGLRAWMATQDQPQENFEFPEEVLPRGNAL